One segment of Salvelinus alpinus chromosome 1, SLU_Salpinus.1, whole genome shotgun sequence DNA contains the following:
- the cdipt gene encoding CDP-diacylglycerol--inositol 3-phosphatidyltransferase isoform X2 has product MINGNRMHLSSISSLVAKGYARIVLALLAFYLMPCCPVPAVFFYLLSALLDAFDGHAARALNQGTKFGAMLDMLTDRCATMCLLVNLALLYPSYTFLFQISMSLDIASHWLHLHSSMMKGSTSHKAIDLSGNPILRLYYTSRPVLFVMCMGNELFFCLLYVSYYIEEPHVWLQWLLGVCAVVCVLKSAISVLHLITASRNMAAIDVSDREMERSKAE; this is encoded by the exons atgatcaatggaaaccggatgcacctgagctcaatttcgagtctcgtagcaaaag GCTATGCCCGCATCGTGCTGGCTCTGCTTGCCTTCTACCTGATGCCATGCTGTCCCGTACCAGCTGTGTTCTTCTACCTGCTCAGTGCCCTCCTGGATGCCTTTGATGGGCACGCCGCCCGCGCCCTCAACCAAG GCACTAAGTTTGGTGCGATGCTGGACATGTTGACAGACCGCTGTGCCACCATGTGTCTCCTGGTCAACCTAGCTCTGCTTTACCCCTCCTACACCTTCCTCTTCCAGATCAGCATGAGCCTGGACATCGCCAGCCACTGGCTGCACCTGCACAG ctcaatGATGAAGGGATCCACCAGCCACAAGGCCATTGATCTATCTGGAAACCCCATTCTTCGCCTCTACTACACTTCCCGG CCGGTGCTGTTTGTCATGTGTATGGGGAACGAGCTCTTCTTCTGCCTGCTCTACGTCTCCTACTACATTGAGGAACCCCATG TGTGGCTGCAGTGGCTGCTTGGTGTCTGTGCCGTGGTGTGCGTGCTGAAGTCTGCCATCAGCGTTCTGCACCTGATCACCGCCTCCAGGAACATGGCTGCCATCGACGTGTCCGACCGCGAGATGGAGAGGAGCAAGgccgagtga
- the cdipt gene encoding CDP-diacylglycerol--inositol 3-phosphatidyltransferase isoform X1: MAEENIFLFVPNLIGRLQSSCRNISRMINGNRMHLSSISSLVAKGYARIVLALLAFYLMPCCPVPAVFFYLLSALLDAFDGHAARALNQGTKFGAMLDMLTDRCATMCLLVNLALLYPSYTFLFQISMSLDIASHWLHLHSSMMKGSTSHKAIDLSGNPILRLYYTSRPVLFVMCMGNELFFCLLYVSYYIEEPHVWLQWLLGVCAVVCVLKSAISVLHLITASRNMAAIDVSDREMERSKAE, encoded by the exons ATGGCCGAGGAAAACATCTTCCTTTTCGTTCCGAATTTGATCG gtagactccaatcaagttgtagaaacatctcaaggatgatcaatggaaaccggatgcacctgagctcaatttcgagtctcgtagcaaaag GCTATGCCCGCATCGTGCTGGCTCTGCTTGCCTTCTACCTGATGCCATGCTGTCCCGTACCAGCTGTGTTCTTCTACCTGCTCAGTGCCCTCCTGGATGCCTTTGATGGGCACGCCGCCCGCGCCCTCAACCAAG GCACTAAGTTTGGTGCGATGCTGGACATGTTGACAGACCGCTGTGCCACCATGTGTCTCCTGGTCAACCTAGCTCTGCTTTACCCCTCCTACACCTTCCTCTTCCAGATCAGCATGAGCCTGGACATCGCCAGCCACTGGCTGCACCTGCACAG ctcaatGATGAAGGGATCCACCAGCCACAAGGCCATTGATCTATCTGGAAACCCCATTCTTCGCCTCTACTACACTTCCCGG CCGGTGCTGTTTGTCATGTGTATGGGGAACGAGCTCTTCTTCTGCCTGCTCTACGTCTCCTACTACATTGAGGAACCCCATG TGTGGCTGCAGTGGCTGCTTGGTGTCTGTGCCGTGGTGTGCGTGCTGAAGTCTGCCATCAGCGTTCTGCACCTGATCACCGCCTCCAGGAACATGGCTGCCATCGACGTGTCCGACCGCGAGATGGAGAGGAGCAAGgccgagtga
- the cdipt gene encoding CDP-diacylglycerol--inositol 3-phosphatidyltransferase isoform X3, which translates to MAEENIFLFVPNLIGYARIVLALLAFYLMPCCPVPAVFFYLLSALLDAFDGHAARALNQGTKFGAMLDMLTDRCATMCLLVNLALLYPSYTFLFQISMSLDIASHWLHLHSSMMKGSTSHKAIDLSGNPILRLYYTSRPVLFVMCMGNELFFCLLYVSYYIEEPHVWLQWLLGVCAVVCVLKSAISVLHLITASRNMAAIDVSDREMERSKAE; encoded by the exons ATGGCCGAGGAAAACATCTTCCTTTTCGTTCCGAATTTGATCG GCTATGCCCGCATCGTGCTGGCTCTGCTTGCCTTCTACCTGATGCCATGCTGTCCCGTACCAGCTGTGTTCTTCTACCTGCTCAGTGCCCTCCTGGATGCCTTTGATGGGCACGCCGCCCGCGCCCTCAACCAAG GCACTAAGTTTGGTGCGATGCTGGACATGTTGACAGACCGCTGTGCCACCATGTGTCTCCTGGTCAACCTAGCTCTGCTTTACCCCTCCTACACCTTCCTCTTCCAGATCAGCATGAGCCTGGACATCGCCAGCCACTGGCTGCACCTGCACAG ctcaatGATGAAGGGATCCACCAGCCACAAGGCCATTGATCTATCTGGAAACCCCATTCTTCGCCTCTACTACACTTCCCGG CCGGTGCTGTTTGTCATGTGTATGGGGAACGAGCTCTTCTTCTGCCTGCTCTACGTCTCCTACTACATTGAGGAACCCCATG TGTGGCTGCAGTGGCTGCTTGGTGTCTGTGCCGTGGTGTGCGTGCTGAAGTCTGCCATCAGCGTTCTGCACCTGATCACCGCCTCCAGGAACATGGCTGCCATCGACGTGTCCGACCGCGAGATGGAGAGGAGCAAGgccgagtga